From Rhodospirillaceae bacterium:
AACTATTAATCCCGCCCCGAACATCGAGACTGCGGAAAACCACATCATTGCGATTGGTGATAGCAAACCCATAATTCGTTACCACTGTTTGCCGAATAGTTGGTCGGGTGCCATCCATCGTAAACTGATAGGTTTTGCCGTCAACCGCCCCTTTCAGGGTCATCCCCGCACCGCCACCCATAATCAGCACATTGGATTTCATAACACTCAAGGTGTTAGCTACTTCAATCTCCCCCCTGCTGCCATCAAACACCACCACCCCATCCTGCGGTATGCCAACAAGTATATTTTGAGCATTGGCGCGGTTGTCCCGATTGACGAACTGCACCCGGGAAACCACCCTATTAGATGGGTTATCCGTTGAGATTGCCCCTTGCCTGCCGATCACCCCGCCCTCGATGACCTGCTGGCTATAGCTATGGTCCAAACGCCTTGGGGCCTGCAGCAGTTTGCGCTTTAAATAATCCGCCGTGGCCTCGCCAGCCCCGCCCCATTGATAGGTAAAGCCCAGGTTAAATAAGGCATCGGTCCCGCGGCCACCACTGCTTTCCCGCCGCATTTTACCGCTGGCATTCAGGGTAAAATTTTCACCAAGTGGCACAATGAAATCAACCCCACCGGTAAGACCGGTCAAATTCCGCTCCCCCTTGCGGTCAAACATATATCCACCCATCGCCACTTCAATATCAATACTTTCCAAGAAGGGCAGACGGTAGCCCAGCTGGATATCCGCCCCCCAATTGTTACGTTCGCGGTCACGTCCCCAATTCTGAATGACTAAATCACAGTCACGATTGGTTTGGGTTGGATCACAAAAACCGGGGGTGGTTGGCCGGTCCACCAACGCAGGCTTGCTATAGTCCGTTCCTTTCACACTGCGGGTGGTTTTGCCAACGGGCACATACGCATTGGCACTGACCGACACCCCCCCCCACACCACTTCAACCCCTGGCACAACACCGTAAAACCAATTTTTGCCACTGCTGCGCCACGATTCACCCCGTATATTCGCCCCCAACATCATCTCGCCATATCCAGGCGTTACGCGGTATCCTGCCCCTAAGCTGAAAGTCGGGTTACTGTCTTGATATCCCACCCCAACCAATCCGTAAAACATTTGGCTTAAGCCGTCGGTGGCGAAAGGCAGCATCGCATCAGTGCTTAAACCCCAGCCACTGCCGTCGGTGGCTTTCGAACCCTGGCCGCTGACCGAACCGCCAAATTGCCCGTAAGCAACCCCACCCATCATGGCCATCAAGGCGCCCGCACACACACTGGCCTTTAATATGTTGTTGATACCTGAGAAATTGCTTCGGTGGTTTTTCATTTTGATTCCTGACATGTAAATTCACTGTTACTACTGATCTTATTTTCTGATATTTGGGGGATCCCAATTACCAGTTTAGTTGCTGCAAGCCTGGCGGATCATGTTCCCAAGACCCTTATTGCCCAAGGCACCGTCGCTATTTTTTAAAATTATATTTTTTAAAATTCATAGCTTTATTTTTTCGAATTGGTGCTTAGTTGTAGCATAATTCTGGGAAACTGGGCAAGCCCCAAAATATATAGGGATATCCCGGCCAATGCCCGGGATTTTAAGGATCGGTGGTGAGGATTGCGCGGCCTCCCTCAACCAGTCATCCCTATCTAACCGTCCCCTGTGATTGTCAACCGTTGGCAAATACGATCCCCAATCCTTATCCCTTATCCCGTCCCTCATTTCTGCACGCCCACCGGCGATAGCCCTAAAAAAATGCTTGATTGATCCGGGCAACACATCTTAAAATGATGATTAATCAAGGCAACCCCCTGGATCAACGGCTGCCAGGGGAAACAAGTTGGCCACCCTGAACAGGCCGCTGCCAATCAGGAATTTGGCCGAATGGGAATCCTGCCAAAGCCGCTGCCAAAGCCCCTGATCGCCTAAAAATAACCAAGAAAGGAGCAAGGTAACATGATCGCCCCCAAAATCCTTACCTATAAGGATTTAGACCGTTTATCCGTGTTTCTGGATAAGTGCATCAAAAATACCTATGCGGTTAGCGCCCCGCAACAAAAATCATGTCGGCTGCGATCGCATGATTACAAATTCCGGGAAGGGCCTTGGTTCTTTCATGACAGCGCACTCGGGGAGCGGGAATTCGGCGGGCAACAGATCATTTATCACGAAGCCGATCCCGTGTGGGAAATGAGCTATCATGGGGAGTTGCGGATCACCGCTGTGCCAGGGGAAAAAATTTACGGTTTTCTAAAGCGGGCGTTGCTGCGGCGTGACTTCAAAAGGAATTTGCCCCGCGGCCCTCAATGGTTCAAGGAGCCCGGCAAAAAATGGATTTATGTCAATAAATGCGAGGGAAAATTAGAAGAATTTAAGGGTAAGGAATATATTTATATCTCCGGGGGACTGGCCTACCTCATGCGCTATCAGGGCGGTTTGCTGTTGGAATAAGCATGTCCGCCAAATGAACTTGTTATGTCGGGTTATTGATTGTAGCATTTAGGGGTTTTGATCCCCGCCCTCAAGGATAAAAAGCCATAAAGAATAAAAAGGATGCGCTGATGTTTGCCATTGCCCTAATCCGTTACCGCCGCCCCTTTGAGGACGTGTTACCCGTGCTTGATGATCACCGCGCTTACCTAAGGCATTTAGCGCAACAGGGTTATTTGATTGCCTCAGGCCCCTTTTCGCCGCGTTCGGGCGGGGGGCTATTGTTGCATGTGCCGGATGAAAAGCTGCAGTTGCTGGATTATATCCGTGACCACGACCCGTTCACTAAAACCAATGTGGCCCAATATGAAATATTGATGTGGCAACCCAATATCGGTTTGGAGAAGTTGCAATCGCTATTGTCCACGGTCGTTTAACCCGACCCTAGGCTTATAAAATCATCCTCATGACATAGGATCGCCCCAATCCTGACCCTGCGGATAAAAACTCCCACAAAAGAAACCTCTAAAAACCATTGGCACCCCGGTCAAGCGGCTGCTATAAAGGTAGCAATGCCGGTTGGGCCGGTTATTCTGTTTTGGATCAGGAGGACGCGGTGATTACCCTGGTTGCCATGACTTCAGGTGAGTTTGATGCATTTTTAAAAATTTGTATCCCCCAATTCGCCGCCAATAAGGTGCGCAGCGGCAATTGGCCAGAACTAGGGGCATTCGAGCGTTCACGGCAGGAATTTGTCCAATTGCTGCCCCAGGGACTTGCCACCCCCCACCATCATTTTTTTGCCGTTATCCAAACATCCCCGCGTGAACGGCTGGGCTGGCTGTGGCTCATGGTTGAAAAGCCAGAGGCCTTTATCTACGAAATCATCATTGACGAACCCCACCGCCGCCAAGGATATGGTGAAAAAACCATGCAATTGGCGGAAAGGGAAGCCAAACGCCTGGGGGCCACTAAAATGGGCCTGCATGTGTTTGGTTTCAATCATACCGCCCGCGCCCTTTACGAAAAGCTGGGCTATGCAATCACCAATATCAATATGAGTAAAACGCTGGATCCGTAACGAATTTGAAGTTAAGGAAGTATAAGCCGGTTGCGTAAGAGGCGCTGTTTTGCTAACACCGGAATGCCAAGGATAAAAGGGTTCAGGTTTGGGCGAATGACCTGAGGCTGGCCAGATCCCCCTGCCCTGGCTGAGTTTTCTGCCGGTCGCTGCATCCCGCATGGCAAGCCTTACAAAATATCATTCCTTTCCCAACTTTTCCCTTCCGGGTCTTTTATTTTATCCCATGTAGTAATCGGATGGAAATGGATGGATAATCGGATGGTCGGCGATTGTATGCTCCCTTGAACCACACCATGACCGCAAT
This genomic window contains:
- a CDS encoding right-handed parallel beta-helix repeat-containing protein, with the protein product MKNHRSNFSGINNILKASVCAGALMAMMGGVAYGQFGGSVSGQGSKATDGSGWGLSTDAMLPFATDGLSQMFYGLVGVGYQDSNPTFSLGAGYRVTPGYGEMMLGANIRGESWRSSGKNWFYGVVPGVEVVWGGVSVSANAYVPVGKTTRSVKGTDYSKPALVDRPTTPGFCDPTQTNRDCDLVIQNWGRDRERNNWGADIQLGYRLPFLESIDIEVAMGGYMFDRKGERNLTGLTGGVDFIVPLGENFTLNASGKMRRESSGGRGTDALFNLGFTYQWGGAGEATADYLKRKLLQAPRRLDHSYSQQVIEGGVIGRQGAISTDNPSNRVVSRVQFVNRDNRANAQNILVGIPQDGVVVFDGSRGEIEVANTLSVMKSNVLIMGGGAGMTLKGAVDGKTYQFTMDGTRPTIRQTVVTNYGFAITNRNDVVFRSLDVRGGINSFLFTTSNNAQLFDIASANTVGSGYVFSGSLGARLTNVKSTNAGPASAGLELNAGSHNAVVDGMQVDRAPGRGIFVNNSDNAQLKNITIIGGDAMAHITGNGIDLVNAKNILVQNANISFVKDHGINIINTSTGTQLEKVTIVDALQSGIRVRDSDAGMNGHFTNVRIDRTGRQGIDVTNSNDLKLADVGVSNTGKAMVAGTTDGISFNNSKTASLKEVSVDTTTTGGNGIVFFGSTGAVLDGITIKNTGATGLFFNFGSTNAKASNINIENAQGQGGGIQVTASDWVQLEKVVIDQSAMTAGAQGVEIFSSDNVSLNDLQLKGKTGVTAALIINTANNITIRNIRTSNWGVGYALTGVITNINAMSTGNTSTNDTQTCDGVVDIANTLAVQRTVGMMVTNESCN
- a CDS encoding GNAT family N-acetyltransferase, translated to MAPRSSGCYKGSNAGWAGYSVLDQEDAVITLVAMTSGEFDAFLKICIPQFAANKVRSGNWPELGAFERSRQEFVQLLPQGLATPHHHFFAVIQTSPRERLGWLWLMVEKPEAFIYEIIIDEPHRRQGYGEKTMQLAEREAKRLGATKMGLHVFGFNHTARALYEKLGYAITNINMSKTLDP